The Streptomyces cyaneogriseus subsp. noncyanogenus region GTCCCGCAGGTGGCACACGAGGTGCATCGAGCCGACGCGTCGCCCGGTGAGCAGAACTCGGCCAGCTCCGCCTCGGTGTAGGTGGCGTCGTCCATGGCCCTGGGACGACGCGTGGCGCTGCCCGAGCGTCGCCCGTCCGGCCCGGGCGTGGACCGCTCCGCCGGGGCGCCGTGCGGACGGTTCAGCGGAGGGCGAGCGGGGTCTCGGCTTCGACGCGGGTCAGCTTCTCGGGGTTGCGGACGTAGTACAGGCCGGTGATCCGGGCGTCCTCGACGCGGACGGCCATGATGCCGTCGAACTCTCCGTCGAGGCGTACGGCGAGAGCCGGGCCGCCGTTGACCAGGGTCGGCTCGCAGGTGATCGTGGCGCCGGTCCTGGCGGAGCTGCCGAGGTAGAAGCGGACCACCTTGCCGGCCCCGACGACCGGCCGCACCGCGGCCCGCTTGATGCCGCCGCCGTCGCTCACCAGGACGACGTCCGGGGCGAGCACGTCCAGGAGGTCCTGGGGGTCCCGGGTCTCGAGAGCGCGCCGGAACGACTCCAGGGCCGCCCGGGTCTCGCTCGGGGAGACCGTCTTGCGCGGGCGCCGGGCGTCGACGTGCTGCCGGGCGCGGTGGGCGATCTGGCGGACGGCCGCCGTGCTCTTGCCGACGGCGGCCGCGATCTCGTCGTAGCCGACGTCGAAGACCTCGCGCAGTACGAAGACGGCCCGTTCCGTCGGCGACAGCGTCTCCAGGACGAGCATCAGCGCCATCGACACGCTCTCGGCGAGCTCGACGTCCTCGGCCACGTCCGGAGTGGTGAGCAGCGGCTCGGGCAGCCAGGGGCCGACGTACGCCTCCCTGCGGCGCTTCACGGCGCGCAGCCGGTTGAGCGCCTGGCGGGTGGTGATCCGGACCAGATAGGCGCGCGCGTCGCGCACCTGCCCCAGGTCGGCCTTGACCCATCGCAGCCAGGTCTCCTGGAGGACGTCCTCGGCGTCGGCGGCCGATCCGAGCATCTCGTAGGCGACGGTGAAGAGCAGGTTGCGATGGGCGACGAACGTCTCGGTCGCCGGGTCGGTGGCGTGGTCGGTCATGTGGCGGCCCCTCTCCCTCGTGGCCGGTCCGGTCGCGGGCGGCCCTCGAACTTACATCCACAGCAAGGTGTCCCGTCGGCCCTCGGACCCGGCCGCCCGGCCGGTGCGGCCGGGAGTGCGGGACCCCCGGGCCCGGTCGGGGCCGGGCCCGGCCGCCGGTGACCGGTCGCTCGGCGGACCGCCGTACCGCGCGGGCGCGGGGGGCGGTCGCCCCGACCGGTCAGGTGGGCGGGCTCGGCTAGGCGGCAGGTTCCGTGGTGGGCGCCGCCTCGCCGCGCCGGGCCGCCAGCAGTTCCCGGCGGTTGCCGCCCTTGGGCCAGGAGTGCGACCCGGGCTTGCGCGCCTCGTCCGCGAGGTGCTTGACGCTGAACCGGCAGGACAGCTCCTTGAGCTTCGCGCCGGTGCGCCCGCCGATGTAGAGCCGCATCGCGGTGTCGTCCTTGTGGGCGAACTGGAAGACGCCGGCGCGACGCCCCAGGCCGACGCACATCGCCGGGAACGACAGGTCGATAGGGGCGGGCCGCTTGCCCGCGATGCGGTCGAGCACCGTGTCGGCGGCGTGCGCGCCCAGGCACCCCGCGGCGTAGGCGCTCATCCGGAACGGCAGGTCCGAGGGCGCCGCCGCGTCCCCGGCGGCGACGATGCGCTCGTCGTCCACGCTGGTCAGCGTCTCGTCCGTGAGCAGGCGCCCCATCGCGTCGGTGCTCAGCCCGCTGCGCGCGGCCAGATCGGGCACGCCGAACCCGGCGGTCCAGACGGTGACCTCGCTCGGCAGCTCCCGCCCGTCGGCGAGGCGCACGGTGTCGCGCGTCACCGCCGTGGTCTTCGTGCCGGGGCCGTCCAGCACGGTCACTCCGAGGCCGGCGAGCCGCCTGGCGGCCGTGCGCCGGGCCCGGGGGTGCAGATACGGGCCGAGCACACCGCCGCAGACCAGGGTCACCCGGCGGCCCCGCTCGGCCAGCTCGGCGGCGGTCTCGATGCCGGTCGGACCGGCTCCGACGACCGTCACCGGGGCCGCCGGGGACGCCGCGTCGAGGACCGACCGCAGCCGCCGCGCCGCCTCCAGGGTGGCTACCGGGTGGGCGAACTCCTCCGCCCCGGGGACACGCATGACGGGGCTGCCGCTGCCCACCGTGTAGACCAGGTGGCCGTAGCCGAGCGTGCCGCCCGACGACAGCGTCACGCCGTGCCCGGCCGGGTCGATGCGGGTCACGTCGTCGACCACGAGCCGGACCCGCTCGGCCAGGATCTCCCGGTAGTCGACGACCGCGTCGTGGGTCGCGCCCACCACCTGGTGGAGACGGAGCCTCGGGATGAAGACCGGGCGCGGATTGATCAGGGTGACCGTCACGTCGTCGCGCAGCATCAGCCGGTTCGCGGCCATCACGCCCGCGTACCCGCCGCCGATCACGACCACGTCGGTGTTCTCAGCCATGGTGTCTCCTCCGTCTTCGGGACTTCGGCCTCAAGACACCGGGCGGTCGTTCGTTGTGACAACGTGTGAGGGAGGTCACTCTCCGGGCGTCGGTCGGGTGGGATCGTCCCGGTGGGCGCGCGGGGATCGCCCCGGGGCGTGGCGCTACCGGGCGGCTTTCATCGAGCGGTTCGGCGCTGCGGGGTACGGGTCAGTGACGGCTCCAGCCGGTCGCGTTCTTCCACAGCGTGCTGCGCACCGAGCTGATCGGTACCTGGGTCGGTACGTACTGGGCGCAGCGCGGATTGTGGCACGGGCCCGCCGTCCAGGAGGGGACGAAGACCCCCATGGTCTTGTGCCGTTCCACCACGGCGTCCACCGGCTGCTTGCACGAGCCGCAGACGTAACCGGTCGGCTTGGTCGTCCGAGATTTCTGTTTGGTACCCATAGCCGTATTTTACGACTGCTTTACGCGTCTTTGGGAAGTTTTGGGTGTTGTGCGCCTCGGCCGGGGTCACCGGGCGTCGGGTGGATCGGCGCGGTCGTGGGGGTCGGCCGGGGGCGCGTGGCCGGACGGGTGGGGGCCCGAGGCGCTCCCGGCGGCCTCGCTCTCGGTGGGCCCGGCGGCCTCGCCCGCAGTGGCCCCGGCGGCCTCGTCCGCGGGGGTTCCGGCGGCGGCCGGGGGGAGCGTGGACCCGGCCTGACCGGGCGGTGGGCGCAGCATGCTGAGTGCCACGGAGACGGCCAGGACGATGACGATGACGGCGAGGCTGAGGGGGGAGGGGATCTCGGGCACGGCCTTGCTGATCGTCTTGTGGGATGCCTGGAGGATGAGCTTGACGGCGATGAAGGCGAGGATGAGCGCCAGGCCCTTGCTGAGGTAGTGGAAGCGGTCGAGCAGACCGGCGAGCATGAAGTACAGGGCCCGCAGGCCGAGGATGGCGAAGGCGTTGCTGGTGTAGACGATGAAGGCGTCGCTGCTGACGGCCAGGACGGCGGGCACGCTGTCGACGGCGAAGACGAGGTCGGCGGCCTCGATCGCGGCGACGACGGCGAGCAGCGGCGTGGCGACGCGGCGTCCGGCCTCCTTGACGAAGAAGTGGGTCCCGGCGTAGTCGTCCCGCACGGGGACGATCTTGCGGAGCAGTTTGACGGCGATGCTCCTGCCGGGGTCGAAACTGTCGTCCTCCTCCTTGAGGATCTTGTACGTGCTGTAGAAGAGGATGGCGGCGAAGACGAACAGGACGGCGGAGAAGCGGCTGACCACCGCCACACCGGCGGCCAGGAAGAGACCCCGGAAGATCAGGGCGCCCAGGACGCCGAGGAACAGCACGCGGTGCTGGTAGGCCCGGGGCACCTTGAAGTAGCCGAAGATCAGGGCGAAGACGAAGAGGTTGTCCACCGACAGGCTCTTCTCCAGCAGCCAGGCGGTGGTGTATTCCACCCCGGCGGCCGTGCCCACCACCAGGAACACCGCGACGCCGAAGACGATGGCCAGTCCCACCCAGACGCCGCTCCAGGCGGCGGCCTCGCGGAAACCGATGACATGGGCCTGCCGGTGCGCCAGCAGGTCCACGGCCAGCGACACCAGCACGGTGACGACGAAGACCATCCACAGCCACAGCGGAACATCGTGCACGGGTCGCCACCCCTCGAGTGCGATCGACCGGCGGTCTCCTTTCGAGTCTGCGGCACACCGCGGTCCTTGTCGCCCAGTGCGGCTCTCGGCGGACGCCGGCGGTGCCCGCCGACGGCGAACCCGGGCGGGCGTGCCGGTCGCGAACCGCCCCGTCAGGGGCCGGAGAGGCCCTTCCCCGGCCGGTCGCGTCCGTCCGCGCCCCGCCCGCCCGTGCGGCTCGCCGACGGGCCGGACGGGGGCGCGGCGGGCCGCCGGTGAATCTGGCACTTCCCTGGCGGGGTTTTGCCGTGCACAGTGAAAGCAGCACTACTCGAAACCGGAGGCGGTCATGCTCCTCCTCGGCATCATTCTGCTCGTCGTCGGATTCCTCACCGGCATCTCCATCCTGTGGACCATCGGGATCATCCTGGTGGTCATCGGCGCGATCCTCTGGATCCTCGGCGCCACCGGGCACTCCGTCGGAGGCCGTCGGCACTACTGGTGACCTTTCCGCACCTGCGGTGACCCCGTCCGTTCCCGCCGGGGCCGGGATCGACGACGATCCGGTGACCGGACGACCCGGTGTGCGGCCGCGCCGCCGTGCGGGTCCGCTCCGGACGCCGGACCATCCTCCGGCGTCGCACCACGCCCCGGGGCCCAGGTCGGGAGGCGGTCCCGGGCCCCGGGACCCGCCGGTGGGCAGGCCACCGCCACCACCACCGCGTACGACTGTCCGCTGCGGCGGTGCGGCGGCCGTGCGGGTTCCGCCCGATCGAGCGACTGCCGGGCGGCTGGGCGGCCGAGGTCGGCGAGGGCGGCGCGCTGCTGTCGGGTGGCGAGCGCCAGCGGGTCTCCCTCGCGCGGGCGCTGCTGAAGGACGCGCCCGTCGTACTGCTGGACGAGGTGATCTCCGCGCTGGGCCCGGTGAACGAGGCGGCCGTCCACGACGGTGTCGAGCGCCTGATGGCGGGCCGGACGGTGGTGATGGTCGCGCACCGGATGCGGAGCGTCCGCCGCGCCGACCGTGGCGTCTTCCTCGACGGGGGCCGGATCGCGGAGGAGGGCGGCCACGAGGAGCTGCTGCGCCGCGGCGGGCGCTACGCGGAGTTCTGGGACATCGCCACGGCACCGGCGGAGCCGGCGGAAAGGGCGCGGACCCGCTGAGGCCCGGCGCCCCTCGGACAGGGCCCGGCCCGCGGCGGGGGAGCGGGCCGGGCCCGTGCCCGCGGGGCCACCGGGCCGGTGGCCCGGCCCGGCCCCCTGCGAGGGCCGGGCCCCGGTCGTCTTCGATGCGGGCCCGCCGGTGGTGGCACCCGCCTCGGTCGCCCGGGGGCCCGCCGGTGGCGCGGCCGACGGCAGGGGGAAAATAGTTGCCTGGAGAAACCAGGGCGCGCGAAAGGTCCCTCATGCCGCACCTCACCATCGACTACTCTTCCCGGCTGGCCGACGTCTTCGACCGCGCGGCTCTCGTGCGGGAGCTGCACCCGCTCGTACTGGAGGTCACACGGTCGGCGGGTGTGTGCAAGACGTTCTTCCGCCCGGCCGAGAGCTACGTCGGCGACGGAGGGGGCGACCGGAGGGGCTTCGTGCACGTGGAGGTCGGTCTGATGCCGGGACGGCCCGAGACGCTGAAGGCGTATCTGTCCGAGAGCATCCTGGCCGTCGTGGCGAAGCACCTGCCGGCGGGCGGCGCGGACGGGGTGGTCCTCTCCGCGGAGGTGCGGGACCTGCCCGGCTCCTACCGCCTGTTCCCGGTCGGCCGGCGCGAGGTCGGCGCACCGGCCCGGGTCCCGTGCGGAGCCTCGCCGAGCCGCTGACGGGATGCCGGGCGCGCGGCTCCGTCGCCGGCCGGCGGGCCGCCGCCCACGCCGCTCGCGTGGCGCGGCGGCCCGCCGGACCGCGAGGGGGCTCACGTAATAACTTCGTATAGCATACATTATACGAAGTTATACGACACGACGGCCAGGATGCTCTCTCGTATAACTTCGTATAATGTATGCTATACGAAGTTATTACGCTGCCCGGCTCCTACCGCCTGTTCCCGGTCGGCCGGCGCGAGGTCGGCGCACCGGCCCGGGTCCCGTGCGCAGCCTCGCCGAGCCGCTGACGGGATGCCGGGCGCGCGGCTCCGTCGCCGGCCGGCGGGCCGCCGCCCACGCCGCTCGCGTGGCGCGGCGGCCCGCCGGACCGCGAGGGGGCTCAGATCACACAGCCCACATGCGCCAGCGCCTGCTTCAGCAGCACCCCGTGGCCGCCCGGCATCTCGCTCTGCACCGCCGGGGACAGGGCCTCCTGCGGACTGAACCAGACCAAATCGAGCGCGTCCTGCCGGGGGCGGCAGTCACCGGTGACCGGCACGACGTAGGCGAGCGACACCGCGTGCTGGCGGGGGTCGTGGAACGGGGTGACGCCCTGGGTGGGGAAGTACTCCGCGACCGTGAACGGCTGGAGCGAGGACGGCACGCGGGGCAGGGCCACCGGGCCGAGGTCCTTCTCCAGATGGCGCAGGAGGGCGTCGCGGACCCGCTCGTGGTGCAGCACCCGGCCGGAGACCAGCGTCCGGCTGACCGTTCCGTCGGGCCCGATGCGCAGCAGCAGGCCGACACTGGTGACTTCACCGCTGTCGTCCACGCGCACCGGAACGGCCTCGACGTACAGGATCGGCATGCGGGCGCGCGCCGCTTCCAGTTCGTCGGTCGTCAGCCAGCCGGGCGTGGTTTCGGTCATGTCAGACATCGCTTGATCATACTTTCAGGGCTTCCGGCTGCCT contains the following coding sequences:
- a CDS encoding DUF6131 family protein; its protein translation is MLLLGIILLVVGFLTGISILWTIGIILVVIGAILWILGATGHSVGGRRHYW
- a CDS encoding NAD(P)/FAD-dependent oxidoreductase, which encodes MAENTDVVVIGGGYAGVMAANRLMLRDDVTVTLINPRPVFIPRLRLHQVVGATHDAVVDYREILAERVRLVVDDVTRIDPAGHGVTLSSGGTLGYGHLVYTVGSGSPVMRVPGAEEFAHPVATLEAARRLRSVLDAASPAAPVTVVGAGPTGIETAAELAERGRRVTLVCGGVLGPYLHPRARRTAARRLAGLGVTVLDGPGTKTTAVTRDTVRLADGRELPSEVTVWTAGFGVPDLAARSGLSTDAMGRLLTDETLTSVDDERIVAAGDAAAPSDLPFRMSAYAAGCLGAHAADTVLDRIAGKRPAPIDLSFPAMCVGLGRRAGVFQFAHKDDTAMRLYIGGRTGAKLKELSCRFSVKHLADEARKPGSHSWPKGGNRRELLAARRGEAAPTTEPAA
- a CDS encoding RNA polymerase sigma-70 factor, whose protein sequence is MTDHATDPATETFVAHRNLLFTVAYEMLGSAADAEDVLQETWLRWVKADLGQVRDARAYLVRITTRQALNRLRAVKRRREAYVGPWLPEPLLTTPDVAEDVELAESVSMALMLVLETLSPTERAVFVLREVFDVGYDEIAAAVGKSTAAVRQIAHRARQHVDARRPRKTVSPSETRAALESFRRALETRDPQDLLDVLAPDVVLVSDGGGIKRAAVRPVVGAGKVVRFYLGSSARTGATITCEPTLVNGGPALAVRLDGEFDGIMAVRVEDARITGLYYVRNPEKLTRVEAETPLALR
- a CDS encoding TerC family protein; its protein translation is MHDVPLWLWMVFVVTVLVSLAVDLLAHRQAHVIGFREAAAWSGVWVGLAIVFGVAVFLVVGTAAGVEYTTAWLLEKSLSVDNLFVFALIFGYFKVPRAYQHRVLFLGVLGALIFRGLFLAAGVAVVSRFSAVLFVFAAILFYSTYKILKEEDDSFDPGRSIAVKLLRKIVPVRDDYAGTHFFVKEAGRRVATPLLAVVAAIEAADLVFAVDSVPAVLAVSSDAFIVYTSNAFAILGLRALYFMLAGLLDRFHYLSKGLALILAFIAVKLILQASHKTISKAVPEIPSPLSLAVIVIVLAVSVALSMLRPPPGQAGSTLPPAAAGTPADEAAGATAGEAAGPTESEAAGSASGPHPSGHAPPADPHDRADPPDAR
- a CDS encoding NUDIX hydrolase family protein, with amino-acid sequence MTETTPGWLTTDELEAARARMPILYVEAVPVRVDDSGEVTSVGLLLRIGPDGTVSRTLVSGRVLHHERVRDALLRHLEKDLGPVALPRVPSSLQPFTVAEYFPTQGVTPFHDPRQHAVSLAYVVPVTGDCRPRQDALDLVWFSPQEALSPAVQSEMPGGHGVLLKQALAHVGCVI
- a CDS encoding 5-carboxymethyl-2-hydroxymuconate Delta-isomerase yields the protein MPHLTIDYSSRLADVFDRAALVRELHPLVLEVTRSAGVCKTFFRPAESYVGDGGGDRRGFVHVEVGLMPGRPETLKAYLSESILAVVAKHLPAGGADGVVLSAEVRDLPGSYRLFPVGRREVGAPARVPCGASPSR